One Candidatus Kapaibacterium thiocyanatum genomic window, ATCAATGATCATACGAGTTCGGCATAACGCGGATACGGAGACGATGGAATCCGGTAAAGGGTCAGGCTCCATATCGTACCGTCGTTCGGTGCACCGGGGCTGGCGGACCGGACATCAGATCTGGCGGCTACTACGTTCCTTCCGTGTACTTCTTGAAGTTGTCGAGAATGGCCTGCCAGCCGGCACGTTGCATCTCGAGCGAGTTCTCCGTTTCGGCATCGAAGGTTTCGACGACCTTCGTTCTGTCACCGTTACTGTCGAAGGTGACGGAGACCCGACGACCATCGCCCATGGTATAGCTGATGTGACGGTGATGGTCGACGTCGTCATAGGTTCCGCCGAAGTCGAATCCCATGCTGCCGTCACGGGCTTCCATACGGCTGGTGAAGGTGCCGCCCGGCCGGAGGTCGTTGGTGGCAGTTGGAGTATGCCAGTCGTCCGACGCGGCATTCCACCTGGTGATATGTTCCGGACGCGTCCAGCGTTCCCAGACTTTCTCGACGGGAGCGTCGACGGTGGTTTCGATGGTGATACTCGTGATCTTGCTCATCGGAAGCCTCGCAGAAGAATGTGAAGTGGAGAATGCCGCGAACATACGCCGAAAGTACACAGTCATCGGCCAGTTCTGTACCGGATGACGCAGGCGATGGTTCCGATCGGCATCGGAGACGGGAGGCGGTCGGTCCGTGACCTTCACGTGGTGAGACGGTGGTCTTCACCGAACGATCGCCGTACGAGGTCATGATCTGATGATATGGAGCGGTCGTTACGGCATGTCAGGAGTCAACAATATGTCAACAGACGGTGTGAGGCGATATCGGACGATACCTTGCGATAGTGTGGAGCATGATCTCCGTGAGGCCAGTATCCATGCGGTCTGGTGATGGCTCCTCCCCTGTTCCGGGGATGGTGCGAGACTCGAGGATATGATATCGGATTCGAACGATTCCGTAAGACTACATCTGCACACCTGCATGAAAAGACACTATCTTGCCCACGAGATCGGCGCATGGATCCATATCGACTTCGATACACGATAGAACCTCGATCATTCCTTAACCTGGACAACACAATGAATCATCTTCTCGTCACGGCCGGTTGGCTGCTCGCCGGCATACTGGTCCTGTCATCCTGTACCAAGGACAACGACAATATGCCGACGGGGCCGGGCCATGAATCCAGCGAATACATGCCTCTCTCGATAGGGAACGAGTGGGTCTATACCTACAATGGTACGGACTCGGTCAAGTACAAGGTCGTGGGTGATACGACGGCCTATGGGCACACCTATGCGCTGCTGTCCGTATCGGGTGCCTTGACGAGGAATGCCTTCCTGCGTCACGATGACCTCCTCATCGAAGGCCAGGCCTTCATGAACATGATCGGCGATACGGTGACGAGCTTCGTCGACGTCAGCAAGGCCTACGACGAGGCATGGGGACAATGGGTGCCGACGAAGTCGGCACGTGTCCTGCATATGTGGACGATGAAGGAGCGTGATACGAGCGTGATTGTTCCGGCGGGTACCTTCAACGACATCATGATCGTCCGGTACAGCACGGGCTACTTACTCGGTCCGCAGTTCGTTTCGATATCGTCGGGTGCATTCTACTGGTCGAGAAGTGTCGGTCTGGTGAAGCACGTCGACTATTCGTCGGCAGGCGGCGGGTCGGTCAAGACGACAACGGCCGAGCTGAGGTCCTATACGCTGAAATGATCGTCGTTCGGAAACGGTGATGGATCGTAGGCCCCGCTTCGGCGGGGTCTTTTCGTTTATGGCCATCCATGCATTCGTCATTGTGGTGTGATTGGATATATAGTTAGGAATCCTTACTATTGTCCGCCGATGATCCACAACACAACAACACGAGGGTATGATGGGAACGAATATCGCCGGATACGCATACGGCTCCGTCGCCTCTTCACCGGTGTCGGTGAAGGATCTGGATCTGCTGAAGAAGACGGTACTGTTCGACGACGCGGACGTCGCCAATCTCCGTCGTATGGGAACGATTCTCGAATCGCGGATCGATGCCTTGCTCGACGTCTGGTACGGCTTCGTGGGAGGCAACGACCATCTCCTCCACTACTTCACCTCGGGCGGCGTACCGAACGGTGACTACCTGCAGGCAGTACGGGTCCGGTTCGGACAATGGGTGCGGGATACGTGCAACAGGAGCTACGATCAGGAATGGCTCGACTATCAGTACGAAGTGGCACTTCGTCATCATCGCGCGAAGAAGAACATCACCGACGGTGTGAACTCGGTGCCCATCATCCACTATCGCTACATCGTCGCCTTCATCGTTCCGCTTACCCTCACCGTTCGTCCGTTCCTGGTCGAGGGTGGCGCCAGCGACAGTGATATCGACGGAATGATGGCATCATGGCTGAAGGCACTGACCCTGACGACTATTCTCTGGACGTACCCCTATGTGAAAGAGGGCGACTTCTGATCCTGCGTCAGACGTCGGCGGTCTCGTGCTCCGGGCAGTCGAGCCTGATGTCGGAGGGAGAGAGCGCTACTTCCAGTAACCGGCAGTACGGACGTCGGGAACTCGGACGGAAGAACGCGCACGTATAGCACATGCGCTGGGCCACCGCGAGGTCCTGCGTCTGCAGACGATGGATCAACGTGGACAACGACGACCAGAGCTGTGAACGCTGGGCCTCGGTGAGCTCCCGTACGGTGTCGACGGTGGGCTGCTGATAGTCGGCGATGGCATTGAAGGTGCGCTTGCCGGTAGCGGTGAGGGAAAGGACTTCGATTCGTCGGTCCTCGGCGTGGGCCGTCTTGACGAGCAGTCCCTTGCGGACGAGCGTGGCCACGGCATCGCTGACCGTCGCCTTGGTGACGGCGAACTCACGTGCGAGATAGGTGACGGTCGCCAGACTGCGGTCATGACTGCCGATGAAGATCAGGATCTGTGCCTGGATCGGGCTCAGTTCCTTCTCCACCGCGATCTGCCATAGTGACTGCCGCTGGAGCTGTCCGAGACGCTCCAGTGCCAGTACTATCTTCGACGCGAGATCCTGCTGTTCCGTTGCCACGATGACTCCTTGACCGCAAGATAGTCGGCACTCCTGACATTCACATGCGAAAGACACGGGAAGCCGATCCTCCTCTATTCTGGTACGGTGGCGGCCGGATCGCGAGACTGCGTGATCCGAACGAGGGAATGGCCGCCGTTCCTGCGTATCCTGTGCCGTCTGGAGTTAGAATGAGCAGGATAACCCGAACCACCGACTCCGAAAAGGTCGATGAATATATCGCCCGCTCCGAGCCATTCGTCCGACCTATCCTGAATCATTTCAGGAATCTCATCCATCGGACGATACCGGACGTCGAGGAAAGGATGAGATGGAACATGCCCCACTTCGTGGTCGAGGGTTCGGCCATATGCTACATGGCGGCGTTCAAGCGGCACGTGGCAACAGGACGGTACTTGAAGTGCCCAAAGTAGTAGTAAGGTAGTACGGGCTGTGGGGCGGTTCCGGGTTAAGATTGGATCGTATCGGTGTGTTGCCGGCACTCCTGGTGCTGCGTCCCGTCTCCCCCAATCGTCGAAAGTGATCATGGTGCATCGTCTGCTTCTCTTCGCCCTGGCCGCGGCGTTCCTGCATGGTTGCGGGATGTCTTCGGAACCGTCGACACCTGCCGCACCCGGTGAACTGGCCATGACCAGACTCACCGATCTCCCTGCAGCGAAGGGGAACGTCGTGAGCGTCGACATCCTCGATGCGAGCAGGCTCGTAGCCGTGATCGACGACAAGATCTATTCCGTTCCGATCTCCGGCGGCACCCCGTCCCTCATGCATTCGAACGCACGCTACGAATCGGTCGTGGTAGGCGGTGGTGGCGAGATATACGCCCTCACGCGCGACGCCCTGTTCGTGATCGACCATATCGGTGGCACACCGAAGGCCGTGGACGTCCAGATTCGCACCGCACAGACGGAAAAGGTCACGTTGTCCGTTTCTCCGACCGGAGAACCGTATCTGCGCGTCTACACCTATCCGGCGAGAATGACGCTCTACACGAGTGCCGATCGTGGGACGACGTGGACGACCATTCCATTGCCCTCCGGCTTCCTCTACGGCGGTGGTCTGGCCTTCGGCCCATCGGGTGAAATGTACCTGAGCAGTCCGCAGGGATTCTATTCCTCACCGGACCGTGGCGCGACCTGGACATCGTACCCGGCTCCGTTAGCCAACTACGGTGGTGAACTCGTACGCAGAAGCAATGGCCACATCCTCTACTACGTTCCGGGCGGTGGTGGACTACGATTGTCGACCGACGGCGGAGCGAGCTTCACCGATCTCTCGCAGTTCAACAACCCACCATACTTCTCGAAGATCGTCGAGGGTGCCGATGGTATCCTCTATGCCCTCGTCAATCGCGGTGCCACGACGCTGACCGACAGACCGATGACCGTGGCGAAGTCCACGGATGGAGGCATGACATGGCAGCATATCTACTTTGCACAAGGGTACGACTTCGCCATGAAGGGTTCGGTGATCGCCGTCGCACAGGGCGAGACCGCATCCGGTGGTGTGGCTATCTCGACCGACAATGGACGTTCGTTCGTTCCCGCAGGGATCGGCTCGGTGGAGTCGATACAGTCCTTCGGATTCGATGCCGAAGGCAACCTCCTCATTCTTGCCGACAGAACACTGTTCCGGAAGACGTCATCGGGCTGGAAGACGCTCGGTGGGCAATCGGGCTTCTCCACGATGGCCACGACACCGCAAGGAACGATTTTCCTGTCGCAGGTATCGTCCACCTTCCTTTCCGTCGATGGGGGTACGTCGTGGAAGGAAGCGCCCATGCCGGACTATCTGTACAGCGGCATCGGTACCATCGGCCTGCCCGCTGTGCTGGGAGCGAGGAGTGGGGACCTGATCGTTTCGATCACGACATATCGTGACGATCTTGCGACGCATACGAACGGCATGCTCGTACGTGTCCGTCCGGATGGTACTGCGATACGTCTCACGAATGGAATCAACTACGTCTCGATCGTCGAGGATGCTACCGGACTGCTTTACGGCCAGACGGTGAACTTCCGGACGTATCAGCGTTCGACGGACGGCGGCACGACGTGGACGGAGGTGCAGACCGCGGCTCCGGGATTCGTCTTCGACAGCCGTAACCGCTTCATCGCCTACGGCGAACTCGGTGCGTTCCGTCAGGGCAGTTCCGGCAGCGATGGAACGAAGCCTTTGACGCTCACCGGCTTCACTTCGCAGAGCAACTACGTCATGTCGGCGAGATTCGACAGCCATGACCGTCTGCATCTTCTGACGCGCGATCAGGGGCTCTTCGTCGCGACGCAACCGCTGCCCTGATCATTCCTTCGACGGTGACACGATGGCGATGAATTCCTTGTTCGCATCACTACTGACGTAGAGGTTGCCACGACTGTCGGTAGCGAGGCCGACGGGCCGTGCCCAGGATCGGTTCTTCGTCGTGAATCCGGTAAGGAAGTCGGAGACGTAGTCGACCGCACTGTCCGCCTTCATGTGAAGATAGATGACCTTGTAGCCTGCGGGCACGCGCCTGTTCCATGAACCGCGCAGCGATACGAAGGCTCCGCTCCTGAATCGCTCGGAGAACGAGGGATTGGGGAATTCGATGGCCATCGGTGCGGTGTGAGCCTGTACGAGGGCAGCCGGATGCTTCATGCTCCGTACAAGGGTGCTGTCCGCAGCGGTGATGGGGAGGAGGTCGCGATATCCACCGACGAGAATCGTGAAGTCGAAGAATCTGCCGTCACCCCATGCGAAAGGATGACCGTAGAACCCGCCATCGCGGACCTCGTCGATCCATTCCGGCGGAATGTCGTCGCCCTGCCAGTCGCTTCCGTTGTTGGTCGCCCAGAGTCGTCCGGTTCGCGGATGCAGGGCCATGCCGACGGCATTGCGTACGCCCCTCGCATAGACGCGTCGTCCCGTTCCGTCCTCGGCATATCGTTCGATGATGGCTCGTCCGTCCTCGCGGCAGACGTTGCACGAAGAGCCGA contains:
- a CDS encoding polyketide cyclase; its protein translation is MSKITSITIETTVDAPVEKVWERWTRPEHITRWNAASDDWHTPTATNDLRPGGTFTSRMEARDGSMGFDFGGTYDDVDHHRHISYTMGDGRRVSVTFDSNGDRTKVVETFDAETENSLEMQRAGWQAILDNFKKYTEGT
- a CDS encoding protogloblin ApPgb is translated as MMGTNIAGYAYGSVASSPVSVKDLDLLKKTVLFDDADVANLRRMGTILESRIDALLDVWYGFVGGNDHLLHYFTSGGVPNGDYLQAVRVRFGQWVRDTCNRSYDQEWLDYQYEVALRHHRAKKNITDGVNSVPIIHYRYIVAFIVPLTLTVRPFLVEGGASDSDIDGMMASWLKALTLTTILWTYPYVKEGDF